Proteins from one Bacteroidales bacterium genomic window:
- the rpsO gene encoding 30S ribosomal protein S15, giving the protein MYLTAEKKTDFFKKYGKSNKDTGSPEGQIALFSHRISHLTGHLKKNKKDFSTQRALLKLVGKRRRLLDYLIDKDIERYRAIIKALKLRK; this is encoded by the coding sequence ATGTATTTAACAGCAGAAAAGAAAACAGATTTTTTTAAAAAGTACGGAAAGTCTAATAAGGATACCGGTTCTCCAGAAGGACAAATAGCCCTATTTTCCCACCGTATTAGTCATCTTACCGGACATCTGAAAAAAAACAAAAAAGATTTTAGTACACAAAGAGCATTATTAAAATTAGTAGGAAAAAGAAGAAGACTATTGGATTATTTAATTGATAAAGATATTGAAAGATATAGGGCTATTATTAAAGCATTAAAACTACGAAAATAA